From a region of the Actinomadura luzonensis genome:
- a CDS encoding RICIN domain-containing protein, producing the protein MRTSSRTAAAVVTALTLLSLPPAAPAQAAPAAAAAGRAYVNGATGMCLAIGRGEVKAGKAAIQWPCIGSKSQRWIHRADRRLVNAKTGLCLAIGRGEKKRGKAAIQWPCTDGGLAQEWVYDGMQRLRNRATGMCLAIGGGERRKGKAAVQWPCGSTAEQAWRR; encoded by the coding sequence ATGCGTACGAGCTCCAGGACCGCCGCCGCGGTCGTGACCGCCCTGACCCTGCTGAGCCTGCCGCCGGCCGCGCCCGCGCAGGCGGCGCCGGCCGCGGCCGCCGCGGGCCGGGCCTACGTCAACGGCGCGACCGGCATGTGCCTGGCCATCGGCCGGGGAGAGGTGAAGGCCGGCAAGGCCGCCATCCAGTGGCCGTGCATCGGCAGCAAGTCGCAGCGCTGGATCCATCGCGCCGACCGCCGGCTGGTGAACGCCAAGACCGGCCTGTGCCTGGCCATCGGGCGCGGCGAGAAGAAGCGGGGGAAGGCGGCGATCCAGTGGCCGTGCACGGACGGCGGCCTGGCGCAGGAGTGGGTCTACGACGGCATGCAGCGGCTGCGCAACAGGGCCACCGGCATGTGCCTGGCCATCGGGGGCGGCGAGAGGCGCAAGGGCAAGGCCGCCGTCCAGTGGCCGTGCGGGAGCACCGCGGAGCAGGCGTGGCGCCGGTGA
- a CDS encoding nSTAND1 domain-containing NTPase, whose protein sequence is MVGRRETPLDPAAGPVQRFAAALRELRREAGGLTYRAMAARAGYSVTTLSQAAAGERLPSLPVVLAFVRACGGDAAEWERRWHEAAEAAARERAAEEEPAAGPYLGLAAYGTGDAGRFFGRDRLVEELRELLERHRFAAVFGPSGSGKSSLLRAGLAAGAGPCLLLTPGEHPMRHAGRLAPGEDGTLVVVDQFEEVFTLCRDPAERGRFVDLLLAARGGRPVVIAVRADFYGRCAEHRELTAALREANVLVGPMRPEELREAIVRPAMAEGLTVERALTAAVVADVAEEPGALPLMSHALREVWRRRTGKLLTLDAYRSVGRLHGAISHTAEEVYAAMSPAQARIARRVLLRLINPGEQAQDTRRPAARAELDPYGDPDVALVIERLAGARLLTLHEDGVQLAHEALIESWPRLRGWVDEGRERLRVHRRLTEAAQAWQAHGRDAGLLYRGVRLAEATRLFPEPDERPDGQDVLTPLERGFVEASAALARRASRRRVAVAAALVVLLAASVAAAGVAVRQAGLADDRLQEATARLAARRAAALRLSDPRLARRLSAAAWRIAPVAEARSELIDSLALPLVDVFTVPYPPTDLVSALSVDGARLAVFTPGGPGEPAVLRVLDLATRKETAATTWRGREVHGLVWSPDGRTLAVYDEGDTRFWAVRGGRLTDLGVRIPRLTPSEFSPDGRRLIGIRDESSEVWNVADGTRALGEPVAAISPDGRLAVVIPPRDELRATSSGGGTGPAGQVELWDLDRRARLPAPWLDGSATDAVFSPDGRRLALAADHEVRVFHLPSGKEVLPPLPPAAGHLEFSPDSRFLVGTQAEGRVTLWRADDGAELTRSPLPQATTAPDARITPDGRLLRVLGQYGTVITLDVSPATRPAVLAPGTDQRLLSPDGRLLVTAGRRDGRSEVRVWDVAARRPVSGPLPLDGHPDQGSGETGYVPAFSPDGRILALSHPLSPTVTLWDATTGRGLGTFRAHDPDAIGIMSLTFSPDGGTVVFATTSSHLGDGLSDFDLEVWDVRARSWLRTVPGAGSGIPIFEPDGRRLLVDSSAQGRLAIDTATGQVLRRPYDVRSEGEILFVEDRAAVGDPDGILTFWDRELRRPLTPPQNAHLGPINALVPYPPGRLLATVAGAGESGVRLWDWRGNQPVATPIDFTGDSVPAVAFTRTTLLVSTADGMLREIVVDPDTAVAAICRRDGALSPAEWREQIPELPYQDACRAPPSR, encoded by the coding sequence GTGGTGGGCCGTCGTGAGACCCCGCTGGACCCGGCGGCGGGCCCGGTGCAGCGCTTCGCCGCCGCGCTGCGCGAGCTCCGCCGGGAGGCGGGCGGGCTCACCTACCGGGCCATGGCGGCGCGCGCCGGCTACTCGGTCACCACGCTGTCGCAGGCGGCCGCGGGCGAGCGCCTGCCGTCGCTGCCCGTCGTCCTCGCCTTCGTACGGGCCTGCGGCGGGGACGCGGCGGAGTGGGAGCGCCGCTGGCACGAGGCCGCCGAGGCGGCGGCCCGCGAGCGGGCGGCCGAGGAGGAGCCCGCGGCCGGGCCGTACCTGGGGCTGGCCGCCTACGGCACCGGCGACGCCGGGCGCTTCTTCGGCCGCGACCGCCTGGTGGAGGAGCTGCGCGAGCTGCTGGAACGGCACCGGTTCGCCGCCGTGTTCGGCCCGTCGGGCAGCGGCAAGTCGTCCCTGCTGCGCGCCGGGCTCGCGGCCGGGGCCGGCCCGTGCCTGCTCCTCACGCCCGGCGAGCACCCGATGCGGCACGCCGGCCGGCTCGCCCCGGGCGAGGACGGGACGCTGGTGGTGGTCGACCAGTTCGAGGAGGTCTTCACCCTCTGCCGGGACCCGGCCGAGCGCGGCCGGTTCGTCGACCTGCTGCTCGCCGCCCGCGGCGGCCGGCCCGTGGTCATCGCGGTCCGCGCCGACTTCTACGGCCGCTGCGCCGAGCACCGCGAGCTGACCGCCGCCCTGCGCGAGGCCAACGTGCTGGTGGGCCCGATGCGGCCGGAGGAGCTGCGCGAGGCGATCGTCCGGCCGGCCATGGCCGAGGGCCTGACGGTGGAGCGGGCGCTGACGGCCGCCGTCGTCGCCGACGTCGCCGAGGAGCCCGGGGCGCTGCCGCTGATGTCGCACGCGCTGCGTGAGGTGTGGCGGCGGCGCACCGGCAAGCTGCTGACCCTGGACGCCTACCGCAGCGTGGGCAGGCTGCACGGCGCGATCAGCCACACCGCCGAGGAGGTGTACGCCGCGATGTCGCCGGCGCAGGCGCGGATCGCCCGGCGGGTCCTGCTCCGGCTGATCAACCCCGGCGAGCAGGCCCAGGACACCCGCCGCCCGGCAGCGCGGGCCGAGCTGGACCCGTACGGGGACCCCGACGTCGCGCTGGTCATCGAGCGCCTGGCCGGGGCCAGGCTGCTCACGCTGCACGAGGACGGCGTGCAGCTCGCGCACGAGGCGCTGATCGAGTCGTGGCCGCGGCTGCGCGGCTGGGTGGACGAGGGACGCGAACGGCTGCGCGTGCATCGGCGGCTGACCGAGGCGGCCCAGGCGTGGCAGGCGCACGGCCGGGACGCCGGGCTGCTCTACCGGGGCGTCCGGCTGGCCGAGGCGACCAGGCTGTTCCCTGAACCGGACGAGCGGCCCGACGGCCAGGACGTCCTCACGCCTCTGGAGCGCGGCTTCGTCGAGGCGAGCGCGGCGCTGGCCCGGCGCGCCTCCCGCCGGCGGGTGGCCGTCGCGGCGGCCCTGGTGGTGCTGCTGGCCGCCTCCGTGGCCGCGGCGGGCGTCGCCGTCCGCCAGGCGGGCCTGGCCGACGACCGCCTCCAGGAGGCGACGGCCCGGCTGGCCGCCAGGCGCGCGGCCGCGCTGCGGCTGAGCGACCCGCGCCTGGCCCGCCGGTTGAGCGCCGCCGCCTGGCGGATCGCCCCGGTGGCCGAGGCCAGGAGCGAGCTGATCGACTCGCTGGCGCTGCCGCTGGTGGACGTCTTCACCGTCCCCTACCCGCCGACGGACCTCGTGTCCGCGCTCAGCGTGGACGGCGCCAGGCTGGCCGTCTTCACCCCCGGCGGGCCGGGCGAGCCGGCCGTCCTGCGCGTGCTCGACCTGGCCACGAGGAAGGAGACCGCGGCCACGACGTGGCGGGGGCGGGAGGTCCACGGACTGGTGTGGAGCCCGGACGGCCGAACCCTGGCCGTGTACGACGAGGGCGACACCCGGTTCTGGGCGGTGCGGGGCGGCCGGCTGACGGACCTCGGCGTGCGGATCCCCCGGCTGACCCCGTCGGAGTTCAGCCCGGACGGACGCCGGCTCATCGGCATCCGCGACGAGTCGAGCGAGGTCTGGAACGTCGCCGACGGCACGCGGGCGCTCGGCGAGCCGGTCGCCGCCATCAGCCCCGACGGCCGGCTGGCCGTGGTCATCCCGCCGCGGGACGAGCTGCGGGCGACGTCCTCCGGCGGCGGGACCGGCCCGGCGGGACAGGTGGAGCTGTGGGACCTCGACCGGCGCGCGCGGCTGCCGGCCCCCTGGCTGGACGGGAGCGCCACGGACGCCGTGTTCAGCCCCGACGGCAGGCGCCTGGCCCTCGCCGCCGACCACGAGGTCCGGGTCTTCCACCTCCCCTCCGGCAAGGAGGTCCTGCCGCCGCTGCCGCCGGCCGCCGGGCACCTGGAGTTCAGCCCCGACAGCCGGTTCCTGGTCGGGACGCAGGCCGAGGGCCGGGTGACCCTGTGGCGGGCGGACGACGGCGCCGAGCTGACGCGGTCCCCGCTCCCGCAGGCGACGACGGCGCCCGACGCCCGGATCACCCCGGACGGCCGGCTCCTCCGGGTCCTCGGACAGTACGGCACGGTGATCACCCTCGACGTCTCGCCCGCCACCCGCCCGGCGGTGCTCGCGCCGGGAACCGACCAGCGGCTGCTCAGCCCCGACGGTCGCCTGCTGGTGACGGCCGGCCGCCGCGACGGCCGGTCGGAGGTGCGCGTCTGGGACGTCGCCGCGCGCAGGCCCGTGAGCGGCCCGCTGCCCCTCGACGGCCACCCGGACCAGGGCTCCGGCGAGACGGGGTACGTCCCGGCGTTCAGCCCCGACGGGCGGATCCTCGCGCTCTCCCACCCCCTGTCCCCCACGGTGACCCTGTGGGACGCCACGACCGGCCGCGGCCTCGGCACGTTCCGCGCGCACGACCCGGACGCCATCGGGATCATGTCGCTGACGTTCTCCCCCGACGGCGGGACCGTCGTGTTCGCCACCACCAGCTCGCACCTCGGCGACGGGCTGAGCGACTTCGACCTGGAAGTGTGGGACGTGCGAGCCCGGAGCTGGCTCCGCACCGTCCCCGGCGCGGGATCGGGAATCCCGATCTTCGAGCCGGACGGGCGGCGGCTGCTGGTGGACTCCTCCGCGCAGGGCCGCCTCGCGATCGACACCGCCACCGGGCAGGTGCTCCGGCGGCCGTACGACGTGCGCTCCGAGGGCGAGATCCTGTTCGTCGAGGACCGGGCGGCCGTCGGCGACCCCGACGGGATCCTGACGTTCTGGGACAGGGAACTGCGCCGCCCCCTCACCCCGCCGCAGAACGCCCACCTGGGGCCGATCAACGCCCTCGTCCCCTACCCGCCGGGCCGGCTGCTGGCCACCGTCGCCGGTGCGGGCGAGTCAGGCGTGCGGCTCTGGGACTGGCGCGGCAACCAGCCGGTGGCCACGCCGATCGACTTCACCGGCGATTCCGTGCCGGCCGTGGCGTTCACCCGCACGACGCTGCTCGTCTCCACCGCCGACGGGATGCTGCGGGAGATCGTCGTCGACCCCGACACCGCCGTCGCGGCGATCTGCCGCCGGGACGGGGCCCTGTCCCCGGCCGAGTGGCGGGAGCAGATCCCCGAGCTGCCCTACCAGGACGCCTGCCGGGCCCCGCCGTCGCGCTGA